In one window of Arachis ipaensis cultivar K30076 chromosome B06, Araip1.1, whole genome shotgun sequence DNA:
- the LOC107647085 gene encoding uncharacterized protein LOC107647085 — MTKRKIVSSRENTSTHEFNDSPSVDQNESSESIEPEPTLSAGSEVPHVQLDVQERKSNKYWIVDLEDANGMIKEGHLRLKDVWMLSHRTKIIVHWNEHGQPIGESGGLLGLFLGVVAGNFKNFPISYEKWPLVPTESYRNGAYRDIIQNLTREQNIALLPKGVGVSLEQWATFIDYRLKSRTQETANKRVFTRVEMYPISHKKKDGSFVNDEASEKTEQLTLIQANESSTDDAYIKLFGKEHPGRVRGVGSGVCPSQVIKSSNSLGGFLRRLKTATKFILEVPVNLLAAFKTAVNNQRGGYSSGSSKPPPLLCRRLTWPRFAHCRELILAAVITATTPKITAAASLFCCSV, encoded by the exons ATGACTAAGAGAAAGATTGTTTCTTCACGTGAGAATACATCTACTCATGAGTTTAATGATTCACCATCCGTTGATCAAAATGAGTCCTCTGAATCCATAGAGCCTGAACCTACTTTATCTGCTGGTTCAGAAGTTCCACATGTTCAATTAGATGTACAAGAAAGAAAGTCCAATAAGTACTGGATAGTTGATTTGGAAG ATGCAAATGGAATGATTAAGGAAGGTCACTTAAGGTTGAAAGATGTGTGGATGCTGTCTCATAGAACTAAAATTATTGTGCATTGGAATGAGCATGGCCAACCGATTGGTGAATCTGGTGGACTTTTAGGCTTGTTTTTAGGAGTTGTTGCTGGAAATTTCAAGAACTTTCCTATAAGTTATGAGAAATGGCCTTTGGTTCCAACAGAGTCATACAGAAATGGAGCCTATAGGGATATTATTCaa AATCTTACTAGGGAGCAAAATATAGCGTTGTTACCAAAAGGAGTTGGAGTCAGCTTGGAGCAATGGGCAACTTTTATTGATTATAGATTAAAGTCCAGAACTCAG GAAACTGCAAATAAGAGAGTTTTTACTAGAGTTGAAATGTATCCAATTAGTCATAAGAAGAAGGATGGATCTTTTGTTAATGATGAGGCTAGTGAGAAAACT GAACAATTAACTTTGATTCAAGCTAATGAGAGTTCTACTGATGATGCATATATCAAGTTATTTGGAAAAGAACACCCGGGTCGTGTTAGAGGTGTAGGATCTGGTGTTTGTCCATCCCAAGTCATAAAATCTTCTAATAGTTTAGGAGGG TTTTTGCGGCGGTTAAAAACCGCCACGAAATTCATTTTAGAAGTTCCTGTCAACCTTTTAGCGGCGTTCAAAACCGCCGTGAATAATCAACg TGGCGGTTATTCCAGCGGTTCTTCAAAACCGCCGCCGCTACTGTGCCGACGGTTGACCTGGCCGCGTTTTGCTCACTGCCGGGAGCTTATTCTAGCGGCGGTTATAACCGCTACAACCCCCAAAATAACCGCCGCCGCTTCGCTTTTCTGTTGTAGTGTATAG